The following proteins are encoded in a genomic region of Acidobacteriota bacterium:
- the queF gene encoding NADPH-dependent 7-cyano-7-deazaguanine reductase QueF, which produces MSGYTERHAASGVRAALPALETWPSQYAADYEVVITIPEFTSICPKTGLPDFATLTITYVPDRLCVELKSLKEYVNAYRSLGIFNENVANRVLEDLVAALAPRRIAVRGVFTPRGGIQTTVEARAPRGPGGPGIISGRSSAARPSPGGSPRPARSAGRRSAR; this is translated from the coding sequence ATGTCCGGCTATACCGAACGCCACGCCGCCTCGGGCGTGAGGGCCGCGCTTCCCGCCCTCGAGACCTGGCCGTCGCAGTACGCCGCCGATTACGAGGTCGTGATCACGATCCCCGAGTTCACGTCCATCTGCCCGAAGACGGGCCTTCCGGACTTCGCGACTCTCACGATCACGTACGTGCCCGACCGGCTCTGCGTCGAGCTGAAGTCGCTCAAGGAGTACGTGAACGCGTACCGCTCGCTCGGAATCTTCAACGAGAACGTCGCGAACCGCGTCCTCGAAGACCTCGTGGCGGCGCTCGCGCCGCGCCGGATCGCCGTGCGGGGCGTCTTCACGCCCCGCGGCGGCATCCAGACCACCGTCGAGGCCCGCGCGCCGCGCGGCCCCGGCGGCCCGGGGATCATTTCGGGGCGGTCTTCGGCGGCAAGGCCGAGCCCGGGAGGGTCGCCCCGTCCGGCCCGATCCGCCGGTAGACGCTCAGCGCGTTGA
- the lepB gene encoding signal peptidase I, whose product MAFTPEKRAALLKDIRHLALMAAIILTGRSVLADWYVVPTGSMKPTILEGDRVFVWKSAYQMRVPFSRIRLFGTGAPLRGDVVVVRNPDGGSVPFVKRLVGLPGDVVELRNETLYINGKAQPTDFLPEQKADDGETVLLGTEMLGVRPHPIRVLPDRPAFRTFGPITVPEGEVFLMGDNRDESRDARFFGTRPVTDLLGRAVGVMWSWNQEFFKGPRWSRLARPFITSAGGAPIN is encoded by the coding sequence ATGGCATTCACTCCGGAAAAGCGCGCCGCCCTCCTCAAGGACATCCGCCACCTGGCCTTGATGGCCGCCATCATCCTGACGGGCCGGTCCGTTCTGGCCGACTGGTACGTCGTTCCGACGGGGTCGATGAAGCCCACGATCCTCGAGGGCGATCGCGTCTTCGTCTGGAAGTCGGCCTACCAGATGCGCGTGCCGTTCTCGCGCATCCGCCTCTTCGGCACCGGCGCGCCGCTGCGCGGCGACGTCGTCGTCGTGCGCAATCCCGACGGAGGGAGCGTCCCGTTCGTCAAGCGCCTCGTCGGCCTGCCCGGCGACGTGGTGGAGCTGCGCAACGAGACGCTCTACATCAACGGCAAGGCCCAGCCCACGGACTTCCTGCCCGAGCAGAAGGCCGACGACGGCGAGACCGTCCTCCTCGGCACCGAGATGCTCGGCGTGCGCCCGCACCCGATCCGCGTCCTGCCGGACCGCCCCGCATTCCGGACGTTCGGGCCCATCACGGTGCCCGAGGGCGAGGTCTTCCTCATGGGCGACAACCGCGACGAGAGCCGCGACGCGCGGTTCTTCGGCACGCGCCCCGTCACGGACCTCCTCGGCCGGGCCGTCGGCGTCATGTGGAGCTGGAACCAGGAGTTCTTCAAGGGGCCGCGATGGTCCCGCCTCGCGCGCCCGTTCATCACGAGCGCCGGCGGGGCCCCGATCAATTAG
- a CDS encoding transcriptional repressor — translation MLDRTALVDRLKDKGLRVTQQRIAVLEYLCATPSHPTAEEVGAAVNRAAPTTSRASVYNVLNSLKESGLIEELVFDDAVARYDANLGPHHHFLCTACGAVHDVPCDALPPLPKKRLATGHTVESVDVTLRGLCPGCART, via the coding sequence GTGTTGGACCGGACCGCGCTCGTGGACCGCCTGAAGGACAAGGGCTTGCGCGTGACGCAGCAGCGCATCGCCGTGCTCGAGTACCTCTGCGCGACGCCGTCCCATCCGACGGCCGAGGAGGTCGGCGCCGCGGTGAACCGCGCCGCGCCCACGACCTCGCGGGCCTCCGTCTACAACGTCCTCAACTCCCTCAAGGAGAGCGGCCTCATCGAGGAGCTCGTCTTCGACGACGCCGTGGCGCGGTACGACGCGAACCTCGGGCCGCACCACCACTTCCTGTGCACCGCCTGCGGCGCGGTCCACGACGTGCCGTGCGACGCGCTCCCGCCGCTGCCGAAGAAGCGGCTCGCGACCGGCCACACGGTCGAGAGCGTCGACGTCACGCTGCGCGGCCTCTGCCCCGGCTGCGCGCGGACCTGA